The following are encoded in a window of Colletotrichum lupini chromosome 3, complete sequence genomic DNA:
- a CDS encoding uroporphyrinogen decarboxylase: MELTFEPLKNDLLLRAARGETVERPPCWIMRQAGRYLPEYHEAKGTRDFFACCRDPEVASTLTLQPIERFAGLLDAAIIFSDILVVPQALGMTVEMVDKKGPHFPEPLKTPTDGQYEKVLSKNVDVASELDYVYKAITLTRKKLAGRVPLIGFCGAPWTLFCYMVEGGGTKLFMQSKTWIYRYAEESKALLQKIADVCVEYLALQVKAGAQMIMVFDSWAGELGPEAFKEFSQPYLSYISENLPKKLAEMNLERVPMTVFPKGAWHALDSVIDIGYDVIGLDWLQDPAEAVKIRGDRRVTFQGNADPGVLYGTHERMTAAVETMVKGFYGNGKKGWIANLGHGITPGVNPEDLRFYLSEIHRLTKN; encoded by the exons ATGGAGTTGACATTTGAGCCATTGAAGAACGACCTGCTCTTGCGCGCAGCAAGAG GCGAGACGGTCGAGCGCCCGCCATGCTGGATCATGCGTCAAG CCGGCCGCTATCTCCCCGAGTACCATGAAGCCAAGGGCACCCGCGACTTCTTCGCCTGCTGCCGTGACCCCGAGGTCGCCAGCACCCTGACCCTGCAGCCGATTGAGCGCTTCGCCGGCCTCCTCGACGCCGCCATCATCTTCTCCGACATCCTCGTCGTGCCCCAGGCCCTCGGCATGACGGTCGAGATGGTCGACAAGAAGGGCCCCCACTTCCCCGAGCCGCTCAAGACCCCGACTGACGGGCAATACGAAAAGGTGTTGTCCAAGAACGTCGACGTCGCCTCCGAGCTCGACTACGTCTACAAGGCAATCACCCTCACCCGCAAGAAGCTCGCCGGCCGTGTGCCCCTCATCGGCTTCTGCGGCGCCCCCTGGACGCTCTTCTGCTACATGGTCGAGGGCGGCGGCACCAAGCTCTTCATGCAGAGCAAGACGTGGATCTACCGCTACGCCGAGGAGTCCAAGGCGCTCCTGCAAAAGATTGCCGACGTCTGCGTTGAGTACCTCGCGCTGCAGGTCAAAGCCGGTGCCCAGATGATCATGGTCTTTGACTCGTGGGCCGGCGAGCTCGGCCCCGAGGCCTTCAAGGAGTTCAGCCAGCCGTACCTGTCCTACATCTCCGAGAACCTCCCCAAGAAGCTCGCCGAGATGAACCTGGAGCGCGTTCCCATGACCGTCTTCCCCAAGGGCGCCTGGCACGCTCTCGACTCCGTCATTGACATTGGCTACGACGTCATCGGCCTCGACTGGCTTCAGGACCCCGCCGAGGCTGTCAAGATTCGCGGCGACAGGCGTGTTACTTTCCAGGGCAACGCAGACCCTGGCGTGCTGTACGGTACCCACGAGCGCATGACGGCGGCTGTCGAGACCATGGTCAAGGGCTTCTACGGTAACGGAAAGAAGGGATGGATTGCAAACCTCGGCCACG GCATCACCCCGGGCGTCAACCCCGAGGATCTCCGATTCTACCTGTCAGAAATTCATCGTTTGACGAAGAACTAA